In the Chloroflexota bacterium genome, one interval contains:
- a CDS encoding DedA family protein, which yields MIWLYLSLFSVSFLAATVLPLGSELALAAMVVHAESLWLPLLIATLGNVLGSATTFWLGQRARTVIDQRNNTMAERMQRAERWLGRWGTPALILAWLPVIGDVLVGVAGALGKPWLPSLAWITLGKALRYAAIGAAALAKTQIPLFT from the coding sequence ATGATTTGGCTGTATCTAAGTTTATTTAGCGTGAGTTTTTTGGCGGCCACAGTCTTGCCACTCGGTTCAGAGTTGGCCTTAGCGGCAATGGTCGTTCATGCCGAATCTCTATGGTTGCCATTGTTGATTGCCACGTTGGGCAATGTGCTTGGCTCGGCTACGACCTTTTGGCTTGGTCAACGAGCACGGACTGTCATCGACCAGCGCAATAACACGATGGCTGAGCGCATGCAACGGGCTGAGCGTTGGCTAGGGCGTTGGGGTACGCCAGCCTTAATTTTAGCCTGGTTGCCTGTAATTGGGGATGTATTGGTTGGGGTGGCCGGAGCCTTAGGCAAACCATGGCTGCCAAGTTTGGCTTGGATTACGCTGGGCAAGGCTTTGCGTTATGCAGCAATCGGCGCAGCAGCGC
- a CDS encoding oligosaccharide flippase family protein, whose product MQPKTLFRTSLILIAATAAYKVLGFAEKVALAHFFGTSTTADAYLAGAAVVLLMGFLLGDIAGPTLVPMILHDQTNSPRTLRASLGLVSLAAIPLTGLGWLYAKQLARLFGPGFDQPTLLMTATIIRIGLLAFPIMCFTAVLGAWYQAFEQFTRPALADLMLKLAPVIALIATGSVYGLAWGLVVGAVLRLIPLLQADVPWLPSWRWRGARLTSVLQHAYPLLLTSLVSVHLISVIENAIASTVGAGAVAAQTYARRIVEVPIILLPQVLGRVLFPVLTGLVLQRNYQALQQWLARCWRWSLLLTLPLMVLGMVLCQQIVVLLLQRGAFDQQSVQLTSTALWAALPGLPALALSTLLIRFSYAMGDTRWPSVMRVLGALLQIGLALWWRRWGLAGLGWATTVSLWAETLALAWLAQKTVEQPIKLNWRFMWQVLAASSVAGGLAWWVIQRWQPSSSSSLLLSLTSSSVLGLIGFVVSLALGRNAEIGLLWQRWQQGKIQ is encoded by the coding sequence ATGCAGCCAAAAACCTTGTTTCGCACATCGCTGATTTTGATTGCCGCAACCGCCGCCTATAAAGTGCTGGGGTTTGCTGAAAAAGTCGCTTTAGCCCATTTTTTTGGTACAAGCACGACCGCTGATGCCTATTTGGCCGGAGCAGCGGTGGTGTTATTAATGGGATTTTTACTGGGCGATATTGCTGGGCCAACCCTCGTTCCCATGATTTTGCACGATCAAACGAATAGTCCGCGCACGCTTCGCGCGAGTTTGGGCTTAGTCAGCTTGGCGGCAATTCCACTCACAGGCTTGGGCTGGCTGTATGCCAAGCAATTAGCCCGCTTATTTGGACCAGGCTTCGATCAACCAACCTTGCTTATGACCGCCACGATTATTCGCATTGGCTTATTGGCCTTTCCGATCATGTGTTTTACCGCAGTGTTGGGCGCGTGGTATCAAGCGTTCGAGCAATTTACCCGCCCAGCCTTGGCCGATTTGATGTTGAAATTAGCTCCCGTAATTGCTTTGATTGCAACTGGCAGCGTGTATGGCTTGGCTTGGGGCTTGGTGGTTGGGGCAGTTTTGCGATTAATTCCGTTGTTGCAAGCTGATGTACCGTGGTTGCCAAGTTGGCGCTGGCGCGGAGCGCGGCTCACCAGCGTTTTACAGCATGCCTATCCCTTATTATTAACCTCGCTGGTATCGGTGCATTTGATTAGTGTGATTGAGAATGCGATTGCTTCGACGGTTGGCGCTGGCGCAGTAGCGGCTCAAACCTATGCCCGCCGAATTGTCGAAGTGCCAATTATTTTGTTGCCGCAGGTGCTAGGCCGTGTATTGTTTCCAGTGCTAACAGGCTTGGTATTGCAACGCAATTATCAGGCCTTGCAACAATGGCTGGCGCGTTGTTGGCGTTGGTCGTTGCTGCTCACCTTGCCGCTGATGGTCTTGGGCATGGTGCTGTGTCAGCAGATTGTTGTCTTGTTGCTGCAACGTGGCGCATTTGACCAACAATCGGTGCAGCTGACCAGCACTGCCTTATGGGCGGCTTTGCCTGGCTTGCCTGCTTTGGCATTGAGCACCTTGTTGATTCGGTTTAGTTATGCCATGGGCGATACCCGATGGCCCAGTGTGATGCGGGTGCTCGGCGCGTTGTTACAAATTGGCTTGGCCTTGTGGTGGCGACGTTGGGGTTTAGCTGGGCTTGGTTGGGCGACTACCGTTTCGTTATGGGCCGAAACCTTAGCCTTGGCATGGCTGGCACAAAAAACCGTTGAGCAACCAATTAAGCTCAATTGGCGTTTTATGTGGCAGGTACTAGCAGCGAGCAGTGTGGCTGGTGGTTTGGCCTGGTGGGTAATCCAGCGTTGGCAACCATCCAGCTCCAGCAGTTTATTGCTTAGTTTAACCAGTTCCTCGGTTTTGGGCTTAATTGGCTTTGTGGTAAGCTTGGCTTTGGGGCGCAATGCCGAAATCGGCTTGCTCTGGCAACGTTGGCAACAAGGAAAAATACAATGA
- a CDS encoding pyridoxamine 5'-phosphate oxidase family protein: protein MQQQTEQLSDGQRLNAAQIWAFLAKAAVGRLATHDHARNQSNLTPLFFVCEAPHIYFATQPGHKLNLLRRYPQGVGLQADAFEPESSTSVFVWGRYRDVPLGAEYAHATRLLAFKYGTGFWQQIIDQATKALKAGPRAVITTISQATTGCIQIERIGGRRWEHGL from the coding sequence ATGCAACAGCAAACCGAACAATTAAGCGATGGGCAGCGATTAAATGCGGCTCAAATTTGGGCATTTTTAGCCAAAGCCGCAGTTGGCCGCTTGGCAACTCACGATCACGCCCGCAACCAGAGTAATCTTACGCCGCTCTTTTTTGTCTGCGAAGCACCGCATATTTATTTCGCAACCCAACCTGGCCATAAGCTGAATTTGTTGCGGCGCTATCCCCAAGGCGTGGGCTTACAAGCCGATGCCTTTGAGCCAGAATCTTCAACCAGCGTTTTTGTTTGGGGGCGCTACCGTGATGTGCCGCTGGGCGCGGAGTATGCCCATGCCACGCGATTGCTGGCCTTCAAGTATGGCACTGGCTTTTGGCAACAAATTATCGATCAAGCCACCAAGGCTTTGAAGGCTGGGCCTCGCGCGGTAATCACCACAATTAGCCAAGCCACGACTGGTTGCATTCAAATCGAACGGATCGGCGGGCGACGCTGGGAGCATGGCTTATGA
- a CDS encoding pyridoxamine 5'-phosphate oxidase family protein: MMRILAPAAALALLDELSVLRIAGFDQARSASYAVPLAFVRREQSLLIAIRATGRLAQLLQLQPQGWCIEADQINPDWTFRSVVAQASAQPLAEPQIALVALAERYGRNWPQWRPNAPIQAFSLELAAIQGRHKS; the protein is encoded by the coding sequence ATGATGCGGATTTTAGCGCCAGCCGCAGCCTTGGCTTTGCTCGATGAACTGTCGGTGCTCCGAATTGCAGGCTTTGATCAAGCGCGATCTGCCAGCTATGCCGTGCCCTTGGCTTTTGTGCGGCGTGAGCAAAGCCTGCTGATTGCGATTCGCGCTACAGGACGCTTGGCCCAGCTATTGCAACTACAACCCCAAGGCTGGTGCATCGAAGCCGATCAGATTAACCCTGATTGGACGTTTCGTTCAGTTGTTGCTCAAGCCAGCGCCCAGCCTTTGGCCGAGCCACAAATTGCGCTGGTGGCGCTGGCTGAGCGCTATGGCCGCAATTGGCCGCAATGGCGACCGAATGCCCCAATTCAAGCCTTTTCATTGGAACTAGCGGCGATCCAAGGCCGCCACAAATCCTAA
- a CDS encoding SRPBCC family protein yields MITVTRERQLRRPISELWQLLANPHNLPRILPRIARVEVSELANDSQPVTAYFDFGIPLGTQAAQGRFSLIEQQSIRFDAEQPLPIMAHWQLQPHANNTKVHASLSFDLKPILGPVAKVVPMSIVKSEVTRELEQALARIERLRLS; encoded by the coding sequence ATGATCACCGTTACCCGCGAACGCCAACTCCGCCGTCCAATCAGCGAACTCTGGCAACTGTTAGCCAATCCGCATAATTTGCCGCGAATTTTGCCACGCATCGCCCGCGTCGAAGTTAGTGAGCTAGCCAACGATAGCCAACCGGTAACTGCCTATTTTGATTTTGGCATTCCGCTTGGTACGCAGGCCGCCCAAGGCAGATTTAGCCTGATCGAGCAGCAATCGATTCGTTTTGATGCTGAGCAACCCTTGCCAATTATGGCTCACTGGCAACTCCAACCGCATGCTAATAACACCAAAGTGCATGCCAGCCTTAGCTTTGATCTCAAGCCAATTTTGGGGCCAGTTGCCAAAGTGGTGCCAATGAGCATCGTCAAAAGCGAAGTTACCCGTGAGCTTGAGCAAGCACTCGCTCGCATCGAACGCCTACGCCTGAGCTAG
- a CDS encoding sugar transferase: MSPKPLAPSKRWFDLIVASLGLLLLSPLLLLISLAIKLTSRGPIFYIRPRVGRDSHEFPFYKFRTMVVNAEGQGLGIEVAHNDQRITLVGQWLRRWSFDELPQLFNVVQGEMSLIGPRPSLPEQVARYTPDQRQRLAVRPGITGWAQVNGRNDIDWAARIQLDCWYIEHWSWRLDGLILWRTIGAILRPVGIYGRDGVAKDLRSK, from the coding sequence ATGTCACCAAAGCCGCTTGCGCCAAGTAAACGCTGGTTTGATCTAATCGTTGCTAGTTTGGGCTTGCTGCTGCTGAGTCCATTGCTGTTGCTGATTAGCTTAGCGATTAAATTAACCTCGCGTGGCCCAATTTTCTACATTCGCCCGCGCGTTGGCCGTGATAGTCATGAATTTCCCTTCTATAAATTTCGCACGATGGTGGTGAATGCTGAAGGCCAAGGCTTGGGCATTGAGGTCGCCCACAACGATCAACGCATTACGCTGGTTGGCCAATGGCTACGCCGTTGGAGTTTCGATGAATTACCGCAATTATTCAATGTTGTGCAGGGTGAGATGAGCTTAATCGGCCCGCGACCCAGCTTGCCCGAACAAGTAGCGCGTTATACTCCCGACCAGCGCCAACGTTTGGCGGTGCGGCCAGGGATTACGGGCTGGGCACAGGTTAATGGCCGCAATGATATCGATTGGGCTGCTCGGATTCAGCTTGATTGTTGGTATATTGAGCATTGGAGTTGGCGACTTGATGGCTTGATTTTGTGGCGGACAATTGGCGCAATATTGCGGCCAGTTGGCATTTATGGGCGCGATGGTGTGGCCAAAGATTTGCGGAGTAAATAA
- a CDS encoding acetyltransferase: MRPVIIVGTGGHAREVAEIVQAQHAAGKGGPLRGLLTDDAAQHGTSILGIRVLGPIDWLTTRLAQVHVVIAIGDNATRQRIAHQFGAALQATSAISPHALVSPHATIGAGAMIFPNAVVGPLAVIGEYSIVNVGASVSHDSVVAAFCNLNPGSRVAGTCKIGEGVSLGMGAQVIQGRSIGAWTVVGAGAVVIRDLPSQAKAVGVPTRLLV; the protein is encoded by the coding sequence ATGCGACCAGTAATTATTGTTGGAACTGGCGGCCATGCGCGTGAGGTAGCCGAAATTGTGCAAGCCCAACATGCGGCTGGTAAAGGCGGCCCATTACGTGGCTTGCTCACCGACGATGCTGCGCAGCATGGCACAAGCATTTTAGGTATTCGGGTTTTGGGGCCGATCGATTGGCTGACCACTCGTTTGGCTCAAGTGCATGTCGTGATTGCGATTGGTGATAATGCCACCCGCCAACGCATCGCCCACCAATTTGGCGCAGCGTTACAAGCGACCAGCGCAATCTCACCGCATGCGCTGGTTTCGCCGCATGCCACGATTGGCGCAGGCGCAATGATTTTCCCCAATGCCGTGGTTGGGCCGCTTGCCGTCATTGGCGAATATAGCATTGTGAATGTTGGGGCAAGCGTTAGCCACGATAGCGTTGTGGCAGCGTTTTGCAATCTCAACCCTGGCTCACGGGTGGCTGGCACATGCAAAATTGGCGAAGGCGTTTCATTGGGCATGGGCGCACAGGTTATTCAAGGCCGTAGCATTGGGGCATGGACAGTGGTTGGGGCGGGCGCAGTGGTTATTCGCGATTTGCCCAGCCAAGCCAAGGCAGTTGGTGTGCCGACCCGCTTACTGGTTTGA